A genomic region of Cytobacillus sp. IB215665 contains the following coding sequences:
- a CDS encoding bifunctional homocysteine S-methyltransferase/methylenetetrahydrofolate reductase, which yields MKLLERLKNDILIADGAMGTLLYSYGVDYCFEELNLTQPNRIQQVHEAYIQAGANVIQTNTYGANRVKLARYDLENKVTEINKAAVQIAKRSIGKSDEHYILGTIGGIRGVRKSIAELEEIKEAFIEQLDALLEANVDGILLETYYDIEELYTVLQEVRKRTTKPVIAQVSMHEVGVLQDGTPLHEAFSKLEQLGANVIGTNCRLGPYHTIKSLEQVPLPNNAYLSAYPNASLPDLVDGRLIYESDAEYFADAAISMREQGVRLLGGCCGTTPKHIEAMRKALNGLTPIDEKRVKERKPISVSKPTVTAEPHLHEMVQSRRTVIVELDSPKHLDTDTFFKGAQALQQAGVDVITLADNSLATPRISNVAVASILKEKYNIRPLVHITCRDRNIIGLQSHIMGIHTLGINQVLAVTGDPTKVGNFPGATSVYDVSSFELIQMIKQFNNGQSISGTSLKLQTNFGVSAAFNPNVRHLEPTVKRLEKKIAFGADSFISQPVFSQEQIIQIYKATKHLQVPIFLGIMPLTNYRNAQFLHHEVPGIKLADDILHRMKSCGDDREICSAEGVKIAQELIDTAMEYFKGIYLITPFLRYDMTVALTNYIRKKDGVRERKIHHVL from the coding sequence ATGAAACTACTAGAACGTTTAAAAAATGACATTTTAATTGCTGATGGTGCGATGGGGACACTCCTCTATTCATACGGTGTCGACTATTGTTTTGAGGAACTTAACCTCACTCAACCAAATCGAATCCAACAAGTACATGAAGCATATATTCAAGCAGGAGCTAATGTTATCCAAACTAATACGTATGGAGCAAATCGTGTTAAATTAGCTAGATACGACCTTGAAAATAAAGTAACAGAAATTAATAAAGCTGCAGTTCAAATAGCAAAGCGTTCCATCGGGAAAAGTGACGAGCATTATATATTAGGAACAATAGGTGGAATTCGTGGCGTAAGGAAAAGTATTGCCGAACTTGAGGAAATTAAAGAGGCTTTTATTGAACAGCTTGATGCACTGTTAGAAGCAAATGTTGATGGAATCTTACTAGAAACCTATTATGACATTGAAGAACTATACACCGTACTGCAAGAAGTAAGGAAAAGAACAACTAAACCAGTCATTGCCCAAGTGTCTATGCATGAAGTTGGTGTACTACAGGACGGTACCCCATTACATGAAGCATTTTCAAAGCTCGAGCAACTTGGAGCAAATGTGATTGGAACAAACTGCCGACTCGGTCCTTATCATACGATTAAGTCACTTGAGCAAGTTCCTTTGCCTAACAATGCTTACCTTTCTGCCTACCCTAATGCAAGTTTACCAGACTTAGTTGATGGAAGGCTGATCTATGAATCTGATGCTGAATATTTTGCAGACGCTGCTATTAGCATGCGCGAGCAAGGAGTTAGGTTGTTAGGTGGTTGTTGTGGAACGACACCAAAGCATATTGAGGCGATGAGAAAAGCACTAAATGGTTTAACTCCAATTGATGAAAAACGTGTAAAGGAACGTAAACCAATTTCAGTCAGTAAGCCTACCGTTACTGCTGAACCCCATTTACACGAAATGGTACAATCTAGACGCACAGTCATTGTTGAGCTTGATTCACCGAAACATTTGGACACAGATACATTTTTTAAAGGTGCACAAGCACTTCAACAGGCTGGGGTTGATGTGATTACCTTAGCAGATAACTCTCTAGCAACTCCACGCATAAGTAATGTTGCAGTTGCTTCAATTTTAAAAGAAAAATATAATATACGCCCTCTCGTTCATATTACTTGTCGTGATCGAAACATCATAGGACTTCAATCACATATTATGGGTATTCATACACTTGGTATTAATCAAGTATTGGCTGTAACTGGTGATCCGACTAAGGTTGGTAATTTTCCTGGTGCTACTTCAGTATATGATGTTTCATCATTTGAATTAATACAAATGATCAAACAATTTAATAACGGACAGTCTATCTCAGGAACGTCATTAAAACTACAGACGAACTTCGGTGTTTCAGCTGCCTTTAACCCAAATGTCCGTCATTTAGAACCAACCGTAAAAAGGCTTGAAAAGAAAATCGCATTCGGTGCTGATTCATTTATTAGTCAGCCTGTGTTTAGCCAAGAGCAAATAATCCAAATATATAAAGCGACCAAGCATTTACAAGTTCCTATCTTTCTTGGTATTATGCCGTTAACAAACTATCGTAATGCCCAATTTTTACACCATGAGGTTCCTGGTATTAAGCTTGCTGATGACATATTACACCGTATGAAGAGCTGTGGAGACGATAGAGAAATATGCTCAGCAGAAGGTGTGAAAATTGCACAGGAGTTAATAGATACGGCTATGGAATATTTTAAAGGAATCTATTTAATTACACCATTTTTACGCTATGACATGACTGTAGCATTAACAAACTATATCCGTAAAAAAGATGGAGTAAGAGAAAGGAAGATTCATCATGTGCTTTGA
- the metH gene encoding methionine synthase: MCFEHFQQEINKRILIIDGAMGTMLQEANLTAEDFGGEEFDGCNEHLNITAPHVIDWVHRSYLEAGADIIETNTFGGTPLVLNEYQLEHKAYDINKIAAEIAKKAAEDFSTTDKPRFVAGSMGPTTKTLSVTGGTTFSELVNEYETQAKGLIDGGCDLLLLETCQDMLNVKAAFFGINNAFTLTNKTLPLMVSVTIEPMGTTLAGQNIEAFYLSLEHMQPVSIGLNCATGPEFMTDHLRTLSHLSQTAVSCYPNAGLPDEEGQYHESPQSLARKIAGFAKNGWLNIIGGCCGTTPEHIRAIAKEVEGLKPRSVQEGNHQHTVAGIEPLIYDDSMRPLLVGERTNVIGSRKFKNLIADGKFEEAAEVGRAQVKGGAHVVDICLADPDREELDDMEQFIQEVVKKVKVPLVIDSTDEAVIEKALSYSQGKVIINSINLEDGEERFEKVVPLIHRYGAAVVVGTIDEIGMAVTRERKLEVAQRSYDLLVNKYKLKPENIIFDPLVFPVGTGDEQYIGSAKETVEGIRLIKEKLPHCLTMLGISNVSFGLPGVGREILNAVFLYHCTVAGLDYAIVNTQKLERFASIPQKEVTLAENLLFETTDDILAEFTAFYRGKKKEPKKAAINRSLPERLAEYVIEGTKEGLIPDLEIALTKYDTPLDIINGPLMEGMAEVGRLFNDNQLIVAEVLQSAEVMKASVSFLEPYMETNDEAGHGKGKVLLATVKGDVHDIGKNLVEIILSNNGFHVVDLGIKVTPQQLISAIQQEQPDIIGLSGLLVKSAQQMVLTAQDMSQSNISIPILVGGAALSRKFTDRKIAPEYEGPVLYAKDAMDGLSIVNRLQDEDEKNKILSDVATKKEAYKQINTATKKETAVAVLEKIKSSVATNIPITLPNDLKRHVLKGYPIGHLEPYINMRMLLGHHLGLKGKVDQLIAEQDERALALKEVVDNLLLEAKTASLLRTAAVYQFFPAQSKDDDVIIYDPNDKTIILERFTFPRQRKKPYLCLADYIRSVDSGEMDYVGFFVVSAGFDVREKANMLKEKGEFLKSHAIQALALELAEGFAERIHQMMRDQWGFPDPADFTMQQRFAAKYQGQRFSFGYPACPNLDDQGKLFRLLKPDDIGISLTDGFMMEPEASVSAIVFSHPEAKYFNVIENN, encoded by the coding sequence ATGTGCTTTGAGCATTTTCAACAAGAGATCAACAAGCGAATCTTAATAATTGATGGAGCAATGGGGACGATGCTTCAAGAAGCAAACCTTACGGCTGAAGATTTTGGAGGAGAAGAATTTGACGGCTGTAACGAACATTTAAACATCACAGCTCCTCATGTCATTGACTGGGTTCACCGATCTTATTTAGAAGCGGGGGCTGATATCATTGAAACGAACACTTTTGGAGGAACCCCCCTCGTTCTAAATGAATACCAACTCGAACATAAAGCCTATGATATAAACAAAATTGCAGCTGAAATTGCCAAAAAAGCAGCCGAGGATTTCTCTACTACTGATAAGCCTCGCTTTGTTGCTGGATCTATGGGACCAACAACAAAAACACTTTCTGTTACTGGTGGAACAACATTTTCTGAATTAGTTAATGAGTATGAAACACAAGCTAAAGGCTTAATTGATGGTGGCTGTGACCTTTTATTACTTGAAACATGTCAAGATATGCTTAATGTAAAAGCTGCTTTTTTTGGTATTAACAATGCTTTTACATTAACAAATAAAACCTTACCACTCATGGTTTCAGTTACGATAGAACCGATGGGTACAACGCTTGCTGGACAAAATATTGAAGCATTTTATTTATCTTTAGAGCACATGCAACCAGTATCCATCGGCTTAAATTGTGCGACAGGCCCTGAATTTATGACCGACCATCTGCGCACATTGTCACATTTATCTCAAACAGCTGTGAGCTGTTACCCTAATGCTGGTTTACCTGATGAAGAAGGTCAATATCATGAGTCTCCACAATCATTAGCAAGGAAAATAGCAGGCTTTGCTAAAAATGGTTGGCTAAACATTATTGGAGGGTGCTGTGGGACAACACCTGAACATATCCGAGCGATTGCAAAAGAGGTAGAAGGTCTTAAGCCTCGAAGTGTCCAAGAAGGGAATCATCAACACACTGTAGCTGGGATAGAACCCCTTATATACGATGATTCTATGCGACCGTTATTAGTTGGAGAGCGTACAAATGTAATCGGCTCAAGAAAATTTAAAAACCTCATTGCTGATGGTAAGTTTGAAGAAGCTGCTGAAGTCGGTAGAGCACAAGTAAAAGGTGGGGCCCACGTAGTTGATATTTGTCTAGCTGATCCAGACCGCGAAGAGCTAGATGATATGGAGCAATTTATTCAAGAAGTTGTTAAAAAGGTGAAAGTACCACTCGTTATTGATTCTACAGATGAAGCAGTAATAGAAAAAGCGCTATCTTATTCACAAGGAAAGGTGATCATTAACTCAATTAACCTAGAAGATGGAGAAGAACGTTTTGAAAAGGTCGTTCCACTTATTCATCGATATGGGGCTGCTGTTGTTGTTGGAACCATTGATGAAATTGGCATGGCTGTAACGAGAGAACGGAAGCTAGAGGTCGCACAGCGTTCCTATGATCTACTAGTAAATAAATATAAACTTAAGCCAGAAAATATTATATTTGACCCTCTGGTCTTCCCTGTAGGTACAGGTGATGAGCAGTATATAGGCTCAGCGAAGGAAACTGTTGAAGGGATTAGGCTTATTAAAGAAAAATTACCACATTGTTTAACAATGCTTGGCATAAGCAACGTCTCTTTCGGATTACCTGGTGTAGGACGTGAAATTTTAAATGCTGTTTTCCTTTATCATTGCACAGTAGCTGGTTTAGATTATGCAATTGTCAATACACAAAAGCTTGAAAGATTTGCTTCCATTCCACAAAAAGAAGTGACTTTAGCGGAGAATTTATTATTTGAAACAACAGATGACATTCTAGCTGAATTCACAGCTTTTTATCGTGGGAAGAAGAAGGAGCCGAAAAAAGCAGCCATCAATAGATCCCTGCCAGAACGACTCGCTGAGTATGTGATTGAAGGTACGAAGGAAGGTTTAATTCCTGACTTAGAAATCGCCTTAACTAAATATGATACACCGTTAGATATTATTAACGGACCTCTTATGGAAGGTATGGCTGAAGTCGGTCGTCTCTTCAACGACAATCAGCTGATTGTAGCGGAAGTATTACAAAGTGCAGAAGTGATGAAAGCTTCGGTTTCCTTCCTCGAGCCTTATATGGAAACAAATGATGAAGCTGGTCATGGAAAAGGGAAAGTATTATTGGCAACTGTCAAAGGTGATGTCCACGATATAGGTAAAAACCTTGTAGAAATTATTTTAAGCAATAATGGCTTTCATGTCGTTGACCTAGGAATTAAAGTGACACCACAACAGCTGATATCAGCCATTCAACAAGAACAGCCTGATATCATCGGCTTATCAGGGTTACTCGTTAAATCAGCTCAACAAATGGTCTTAACTGCTCAAGATATGAGCCAATCAAACATATCAATTCCTATATTAGTTGGTGGAGCAGCTCTATCTCGAAAATTTACTGATCGAAAAATTGCTCCCGAATACGAAGGTCCAGTCCTATACGCGAAAGATGCGATGGATGGCCTTTCAATCGTTAACCGCCTGCAAGATGAAGACGAAAAGAATAAGATTTTATCAGATGTCGCAACGAAGAAAGAAGCTTATAAACAGATCAATACAGCTACTAAAAAAGAAACTGCTGTAGCCGTATTAGAAAAAATTAAATCTAGTGTAGCGACTAATATTCCAATAACATTGCCAAATGATTTAAAAAGGCATGTCTTAAAAGGTTATCCTATAGGTCATCTTGAGCCATATATTAACATGCGCATGTTATTAGGGCATCATTTAGGGCTCAAAGGAAAGGTAGATCAGTTAATAGCTGAACAAGATGAGCGAGCACTTGCCTTAAAAGAAGTAGTTGATAACTTACTTCTTGAAGCAAAAACAGCTAGCCTATTACGAACTGCAGCTGTTTATCAATTTTTCCCTGCTCAATCAAAAGACGATGACGTCATCATTTACGACCCAAATGATAAAACAATAATCCTAGAACGTTTTACGTTTCCTCGACAACGTAAAAAGCCATATTTATGTTTGGCTGATTATATTCGTTCAGTCGATAGTGGTGAAATGGATTATGTTGGTTTCTTCGTCGTTTCAGCTGGCTTTGATGTGAGAGAAAAGGCAAATATGTTAAAAGAAAAGGGTGAGTTTTTAAAAAGTCATGCCATTCAAGCACTCGCACTTGAGCTAGCAGAAGGGTTTGCCGAACGTATTCATCAAATGATGAGAGATCAATGGGGATTTCCTGACCCAGCTGACTTTACAATGCAGCAGCGCTTTGCAGCCAAATATCAAGGTCAACGCTTTTCATTTGGTTATCCAGCATGTCCTAATTTGGACGATCAAGGAAAGCTTTTCCGCTTATTAAAGCCAGATGA